A genomic segment from Cumulibacter soli encodes:
- a CDS encoding glutamine--tRNA ligase/YqeY domain fusion protein produces MTEPTDFISEIVRADNEAGTFDARVQTRFPPEPNGYLHIGHAKSIVVNFSTAQRFGGICNLRMDDTNPETEEAEYVEGILEDLRWLGYEPSKVVFASDYFEQLYAWAEYLVEQGKAYVDDQDGDTISEQRGGYGKPGIESPYRSRPAAESLDLLRRMRAGEFEDGARCLRAKIDMQSENMWLRDPVLYRIRRASHHRTADTWSIYPTYDWAHGQSDAIEGVTHSLCTMEFESHRPLYDWLLEQLPLPGDKPQQTEFARMEVTHTITSKRRLRNLVEDGVVEGWSDPRMPTLRGLRRRGYPAGAIRAFCVETGTTRTNSRQAIELLESFVRRDLNLTAQRRMVVLRPLRLVLDNWPTDADGNPEVEYFEVANNPENPDDGTRRVAFTGTLVIERDDFAEVPPPKFFRLSPGKEVRLRGAYLITATSVVKDSDGEVVEVRATYDPLSKGGSAPDGRKVKSTMHWVSVPQSVPVQAALYDRLFTAAVPGEASGEPLDDLNPASRELLTDALAEAAVAEASPGQVLQFERLGYFAADTDQPGLFHRTVGLRDEWAAIQKRAAKQ; encoded by the coding sequence ATGACTGAACCGACCGACTTCATCAGCGAGATCGTCCGCGCCGACAACGAAGCGGGGACTTTCGACGCTCGGGTTCAGACTCGATTTCCGCCCGAGCCGAATGGCTACCTGCATATCGGGCACGCGAAATCGATCGTGGTCAACTTCAGTACGGCGCAGCGGTTCGGCGGGATCTGCAACCTTCGGATGGACGACACCAATCCGGAGACCGAGGAGGCCGAGTACGTCGAGGGGATCCTCGAGGACCTGCGTTGGCTGGGCTACGAACCGAGCAAGGTGGTGTTCGCCTCCGACTACTTCGAGCAGCTCTATGCCTGGGCGGAGTACCTGGTGGAGCAGGGCAAGGCGTACGTCGACGATCAGGACGGCGACACGATCTCCGAGCAGCGCGGCGGCTACGGCAAACCGGGTATCGAGTCGCCGTACCGATCGCGGCCTGCCGCCGAAAGCCTGGATCTGCTGCGCCGGATGCGGGCCGGTGAGTTCGAGGACGGCGCGCGGTGCCTACGCGCCAAGATTGATATGCAGTCCGAGAACATGTGGTTGCGCGATCCCGTGCTGTACCGGATCAGGCGTGCGTCGCACCATCGCACTGCGGACACCTGGTCGATCTATCCGACGTACGACTGGGCGCACGGGCAGAGCGACGCAATCGAGGGCGTGACGCATTCGCTGTGCACGATGGAGTTTGAATCGCACCGTCCGCTGTACGACTGGCTGCTGGAGCAGTTGCCGTTGCCGGGCGACAAACCGCAGCAGACCGAGTTCGCCCGGATGGAAGTCACGCACACGATCACCTCGAAGCGACGGCTGCGCAATCTCGTCGAGGACGGCGTCGTCGAGGGTTGGTCGGATCCGCGCATGCCGACGCTGCGTGGGCTGCGGCGCCGCGGTTACCCCGCCGGTGCGATTCGTGCGTTCTGCGTCGAGACGGGTACGACTCGTACTAATTCGCGGCAAGCGATCGAATTGCTGGAGTCGTTCGTGCGCCGCGATCTGAACCTCACGGCGCAGCGTCGGATGGTCGTGCTGCGGCCGCTGCGGCTGGTACTGGATAACTGGCCGACGGATGCCGACGGGAACCCGGAAGTCGAGTATTTCGAGGTCGCGAACAACCCGGAGAACCCCGACGACGGGACCCGGCGCGTCGCGTTCACCGGCACCCTGGTGATCGAGCGGGATGACTTCGCTGAGGTGCCGCCGCCGAAGTTCTTCCGGCTGTCACCAGGTAAGGAGGTACGGCTGCGGGGTGCGTATTTGATCACGGCGACGTCGGTCGTGAAGGATTCCGACGGCGAAGTCGTTGAAGTGCGGGCGACGTACGACCCGCTCTCGAAGGGCGGCTCGGCGCCGGACGGACGCAAGGTCAAGTCGACGATGCATTGGGTATCGGTGCCGCAGTCGGTGCCGGTGCAGGCAGCGCTGTACGACAGGCTGTTTACGGCAGCGGTGCCCGGCGAGGCCAGCGGTGAGCCGTTGGATGACCTGAATCCCGCCTCCCGCGAGCTCCTCACCGACGCGCTGGCGGAGGCCGCAGTGGCTGAGGCGTCGCCGGGGCAGGTGCTGCAGTTCGAGCGCCTCGGCTACTTCGCCGCAGACACGGACCAGCCCGGACTCTTCCACCGGACGGTCGGATTGCGCGACGAGTGGGCGGCGATCCAGAAACGCGCCGCGAAGCAATAG
- a CDS encoding BCCT family transporter, producing the protein MSSQDNPPAEPIDSDHSPGLDDSESEASPVVTDRYAGLPESVHLPPAIHLGEDDTDEAIVAKLRSHGVRLGRGLIAPAVFWPALLVILAIAIVAVAAPDFIDSLFTSINDWIVANLGWYYMLVVSGFVVVAIAIGLSRLGKIPLGRDGEQPEFSVLTWFAMLFAAGMGIGLVFYGVGEPLTYATVDPKPGWDGSQSEISALAMAQTFVHWGLHPWAIYAIIGLALGYAIHRRGRPVSIRWALEPLFGERVKGRLGDLIDVLAIFGTVFGVATSLGLGVQQISSGMAHLGIVDAVDNVLLVVLIIVITLLATTSVISGLGAGIKWLSNINLSFAGVLLISMLLLGPTIFLLQNFVESIGVYLANLLQMSFDVGAFERGEGAADWFSGWTVFYWGWWISWSPFVGVFIARISRGRTVRQFIAGVLLVPTIVGFLWFSVLGGTGIFNQMYGGEDYVTLNADGEEVIVAEQALFDVLGGLPLGQILSVLAIVLVAIFFITSSDSASLVVDMLASGGHPNPPMWSRVLWALLEGAIAAALLLAGGLGALQAAALATALPFSVVLILMAWANIKALRVDAQIYARDQRDERLARVSNQIADALPKHPGFESYVDDRIDYRISRSRGLLRRNTPQK; encoded by the coding sequence ATGAGCTCGCAGGACAATCCCCCTGCTGAACCAATCGACTCTGACCACTCGCCCGGGCTCGACGATTCTGAGTCGGAGGCCTCCCCGGTCGTCACCGACAGGTACGCCGGGCTACCGGAGTCGGTGCACCTGCCGCCCGCGATCCACCTCGGCGAGGACGACACCGACGAGGCGATCGTCGCGAAACTCCGCAGTCACGGCGTACGGCTCGGGAGGGGCCTGATTGCGCCGGCCGTGTTCTGGCCGGCGCTGCTGGTAATCCTCGCGATCGCCATCGTCGCGGTCGCTGCTCCGGATTTCATCGATTCGCTCTTCACCAGCATTAACGACTGGATCGTGGCGAACCTCGGCTGGTACTACATGCTGGTCGTCTCCGGATTCGTCGTGGTCGCGATCGCCATCGGACTCTCCCGGCTCGGAAAGATCCCGCTCGGGCGCGACGGTGAGCAACCCGAGTTCTCGGTGCTCACCTGGTTCGCGATGCTGTTCGCCGCGGGTATGGGCATCGGCCTGGTCTTCTATGGCGTCGGCGAACCGCTGACCTACGCGACCGTTGACCCCAAGCCGGGCTGGGATGGCAGCCAGTCTGAGATCTCAGCCCTCGCAATGGCGCAGACGTTCGTGCATTGGGGTCTGCACCCCTGGGCGATCTACGCCATCATCGGTCTCGCGCTGGGTTACGCGATCCACCGACGCGGCCGCCCCGTGTCGATCCGGTGGGCGTTGGAGCCACTGTTCGGTGAACGGGTCAAAGGTCGCCTCGGGGATCTCATTGACGTACTCGCTATTTTCGGCACCGTATTCGGTGTGGCCACCTCTCTGGGCCTCGGCGTCCAACAGATCTCTAGCGGTATGGCCCACCTCGGCATCGTCGACGCGGTCGACAACGTCCTGTTAGTTGTTCTGATCATCGTGATCACCCTGCTGGCGACCACGTCGGTGATCAGTGGCCTCGGCGCCGGCATCAAATGGCTCTCGAATATCAACCTGTCGTTCGCCGGAGTACTGCTCATCAGCATGCTCTTGCTCGGGCCAACGATTTTCCTCCTACAGAACTTCGTCGAGTCGATCGGCGTCTACCTGGCCAACCTGTTGCAGATGAGCTTCGACGTCGGCGCCTTCGAGCGCGGCGAAGGCGCCGCCGACTGGTTCTCCGGTTGGACCGTCTTCTACTGGGGCTGGTGGATCTCGTGGTCTCCGTTCGTCGGAGTCTTCATCGCGCGGATCTCCCGCGGCCGTACGGTGCGGCAGTTCATCGCCGGCGTATTGCTGGTACCGACCATCGTGGGCTTCCTATGGTTCTCGGTTCTCGGCGGTACCGGCATCTTCAACCAGATGTACGGCGGCGAGGACTACGTCACGCTGAACGCCGATGGCGAAGAGGTCATAGTGGCGGAGCAGGCGCTGTTCGACGTACTTGGCGGGCTACCGCTGGGACAGATCCTGTCGGTGCTGGCGATCGTCTTGGTGGCGATCTTCTTCATCACCTCCTCTGACTCGGCGTCGCTGGTGGTCGACATGCTGGCCTCCGGCGGTCACCCGAACCCGCCGATGTGGTCGCGGGTGCTGTGGGCGTTGCTGGAGGGCGCTATCGCTGCGGCATTGTTGCTGGCCGGCGGACTCGGCGCGCTGCAAGCCGCCGCCTTGGCCACTGCATTGCCATTCAGCGTGGTGTTGATACTGATGGCGTGGGCCAATATCAAGGCACTCAGAGTGGACGCGCAGATCTATGCACGAGATCAGCGTGATGAGCGGCTCGCCCGGGTGTCCAATCAGATCGCCGATGCGCTGCCCAAACATCCCGGATTCGAATCGTATGTGGACGATCGGATCGATTACCGCATCTCGCGTAGCCGTGGGTTGCTTCGGCGCAACACCCCGCAGAAGTAA
- the gltX gene encoding glutamate--tRNA ligase, which produces MTSPARLRVAPSPTGDPHVGTAYMSLFNLAFARKTGGQFVLRIEDTDRARYVADSEQQIFDTLRWLELPWDEGPDVGGPYAPYRQSERLDTYRPYVEQLLESGQAYYCWCSSDRLKELREQQQKDKVSQTGYDRLCLGKTREERAAMPGFTENPVVRMLIPDDAPLDFADIIRGKVSAPRPDDQVILKADGFPTYHLAVVVDDHLMGITHVVRGEEWISSTPKHVLLYRMLGLPTPAFAHMPLLRNTDKSKISKRKNPAARLTWFREQGYLPEALRNFLQLLAYPPVEGETEVATFDEFVAGFDWTKVNTVGPIFDLKKLDWLNGHYIRSLSDAELADRIVEHYAYTGEWTPTTDEVELLRRATPLISERLVLLSEALDKLQFLFTPDAGIEIAEDAGKALNDDSPRVLDAAIDALAELADWSTATIETALRAAVVDGLGIKPKFAFGPLRVGITGSRVSPPLFESMELLGRESSLRRLRNFRDTL; this is translated from the coding sequence ATGACATCACCTGCTCGCCTCCGCGTCGCACCCTCGCCTACCGGTGACCCGCACGTCGGTACCGCTTACATGTCCCTGTTCAATCTCGCGTTCGCCCGCAAAACCGGCGGGCAGTTCGTGCTGCGGATCGAGGACACCGACCGCGCGCGGTACGTCGCGGACTCCGAGCAGCAGATCTTCGACACGCTTCGCTGGCTCGAACTGCCGTGGGACGAAGGACCGGATGTCGGTGGCCCATACGCGCCGTACCGTCAGTCCGAGCGCCTGGACACGTACCGGCCGTACGTCGAGCAGCTGCTCGAGTCGGGTCAGGCCTACTACTGCTGGTGCTCATCGGACCGGCTGAAGGAATTGCGCGAGCAGCAGCAGAAAGACAAGGTATCGCAGACCGGATACGACCGGCTGTGCCTGGGCAAGACCCGCGAAGAACGCGCCGCAATGCCCGGCTTCACCGAGAATCCCGTCGTGCGCATGCTCATCCCCGACGACGCGCCGCTGGACTTCGCGGACATCATCCGCGGCAAGGTATCGGCTCCGCGCCCCGACGATCAGGTGATTCTGAAAGCCGACGGGTTTCCGACGTACCACCTCGCCGTCGTCGTCGACGATCACCTGATGGGGATCACGCATGTCGTCCGCGGCGAGGAGTGGATCTCCTCGACTCCCAAACACGTGCTGCTGTACCGGATGCTCGGCTTGCCCACGCCAGCCTTCGCACACATGCCGCTGCTGCGGAACACGGACAAGTCGAAGATCTCCAAGCGGAAGAATCCGGCGGCGCGCCTGACCTGGTTCCGCGAGCAGGGTTACCTACCCGAAGCGCTGCGTAACTTCCTGCAGCTGCTGGCGTATCCGCCGGTCGAGGGCGAGACCGAGGTCGCGACCTTCGACGAATTCGTCGCCGGCTTCGACTGGACGAAGGTCAACACCGTTGGACCGATCTTCGACCTGAAGAAGTTGGACTGGCTCAACGGGCACTACATTCGGTCGCTGTCGGATGCCGAGTTGGCTGATCGGATCGTCGAGCATTACGCATACACCGGCGAATGGACCCCCACGACCGACGAGGTCGAGTTGCTGCGCCGGGCCACACCGCTGATTTCCGAGCGGCTGGTGCTGCTGTCGGAGGCGCTCGACAAACTGCAGTTTCTCTTTACGCCGGACGCCGGCATCGAGATTGCCGAGGACGCCGGCAAGGCGCTCAACGACGACTCACCTCGGGTGCTCGACGCAGCCATCGACGCACTGGCCGAGTTGGCCGATTGGTCGACGGCGACGATCGAGACCGCCCTGCGCGCGGCCGTAGTCGACGGGCTCGGCATCAAACCGAAGTTTGCGTTCGGTCCGCTGCGCGTGGGCATCACCGGCTCGCGGGTGTCACCACCGCTGTTCGAGTCGATGGAACTGCTGGGTCGCGAATCATCACTAAGGCGCCTGCGCAACTTCCGCGACACGCTGTAG
- the ilvD gene encoding dihydroxy-acid dehydratase: MPELRSRTSTHGRQMAGARALWRATGMGDDDFGKPIIAIANSYTQFVPGHVHLKDMGDLVAGAIREAGGVSKEFNTIAVDDGIAMGHAGMLYSLPSRELIADSVEYMANAHTADALVCISNCDKITPGMLMAALRLNIPAIFVSGGPMEAGKAVIVNGVASTPTNLITAINASAAEDVTDDGLSAVERSACPTCGSCSGMFTANSMNCLTEALGLSLPGNGSTLATHAARKDLFLNAGTTIVDMCKRYYDNDDESVLPRNIANEKAFYNAMALDVAMGGSTNTVLHILAAALEGEIDFQLPAIDKLSRSVPCLSKVAPNHPSYHMEDVHRAGGIPALLGELNRAGLLNTDVHSVHSPDLQGWLDDWDVRGGKATDTALELFHAAPGGVRTTEAFSTQNRWDSLDTDAAEGCIRDLEHAYTVDGGLAVLYGNLAEEGAVIKTAGIDEELFHFVGTALVVESQEAAVEAILSKRVQAGHVVVVRYEGPSGGPGMQEMLHPTSFIKGLGLGKVCALITDGRFSGGSSGISVGHLSPEAAAGGTIGLVEDGDEIEIDVHERLIRVNVSDAVLAERRAKMEASERPWQPVDRDRVVSKALQAYAAMATSASTGAVRQVPTA, from the coding sequence ATGCCTGAGCTACGCTCTCGTACCTCGACCCACGGTCGCCAAATGGCCGGTGCCCGCGCGCTGTGGCGCGCCACCGGTATGGGCGACGATGATTTCGGCAAGCCGATCATCGCGATTGCCAACTCGTACACGCAGTTCGTGCCCGGACACGTCCACCTCAAGGACATGGGCGACCTGGTCGCCGGCGCGATTCGCGAGGCCGGCGGCGTATCGAAGGAATTCAACACGATCGCGGTAGACGACGGTATCGCGATGGGCCACGCAGGCATGCTCTACTCGCTGCCCAGTCGTGAACTCATCGCCGATTCGGTTGAGTACATGGCTAACGCCCACACCGCGGACGCCCTCGTTTGCATCAGCAACTGCGACAAGATCACCCCCGGTATGTTGATGGCCGCGTTGCGGCTAAACATCCCGGCGATCTTCGTCTCGGGCGGACCGATGGAGGCCGGCAAGGCCGTCATCGTGAACGGCGTCGCCAGCACCCCGACAAACCTGATCACCGCGATCAACGCCTCCGCTGCCGAGGACGTCACCGATGACGGCCTGAGCGCGGTCGAGCGTTCGGCCTGTCCGACGTGCGGGTCGTGCTCCGGCATGTTCACCGCGAATTCGATGAACTGCCTGACCGAGGCGCTCGGGCTTTCGTTGCCGGGTAACGGTTCCACGCTAGCGACCCACGCCGCCCGCAAGGACCTGTTCCTGAACGCCGGCACGACGATCGTCGATATGTGCAAGCGGTATTACGACAATGACGATGAATCGGTGCTGCCGCGCAACATCGCTAACGAAAAGGCGTTCTACAACGCGATGGCGCTCGACGTCGCGATGGGCGGCTCCACCAACACCGTGCTGCACATCCTGGCTGCGGCGCTCGAAGGTGAGATCGACTTCCAACTCCCAGCGATCGACAAGTTGTCACGCTCGGTTCCGTGCCTGTCGAAGGTTGCGCCGAATCACCCGAGTTACCACATGGAAGACGTGCACCGAGCGGGCGGAATCCCTGCCCTGCTCGGCGAGTTGAACCGCGCCGGTCTGCTGAACACCGACGTGCACTCGGTGCACTCACCCGACCTGCAGGGCTGGCTGGACGACTGGGATGTGCGCGGCGGCAAGGCCACCGACACCGCGCTGGAGTTGTTCCACGCGGCACCGGGCGGCGTACGCACCACCGAGGCGTTCTCGACTCAGAACCGCTGGGACTCGCTGGACACCGATGCGGCCGAAGGGTGCATCCGGGATCTGGAGCACGCTTACACCGTCGACGGCGGCCTCGCCGTCCTCTACGGCAACCTGGCAGAGGAAGGCGCGGTCATCAAGACCGCCGGTATCGACGAAGAACTGTTCCACTTCGTTGGTACCGCTCTGGTGGTGGAGTCACAAGAGGCTGCCGTCGAGGCGATCCTGAGCAAGCGCGTACAGGCCGGACACGTCGTCGTTGTGCGCTACGAAGGGCCGTCCGGCGGTCCGGGTATGCAGGAAATGCTGCACCCGACCTCGTTCATCAAGGGCCTGGGGCTCGGCAAGGTCTGCGCGCTGATCACCGACGGCCGGTTCTCCGGCGGATCGTCGGGAATCTCGGTAGGGCACCTCTCCCCCGAGGCCGCGGCTGGCGGAACGATCGGCCTGGTCGAGGACGGCGACGAGATCGAGATCGACGTCCACGAGCGGCTGATCCGCGTCAACGTCAGCGATGCGGTACTGGCCGAGCGTCGCGCGAAGATGGAGGCGTCGGAACGTCCGTGGCAGCCGGTTGATCGTGACCGCGTGGTGAGCAAGGCACTGCAGGCGTATGCGGCGATGGCCACCTCGGCGTCCACCGGCGCGGTCCGCCAGGTTCCCACCGCGTAA
- a CDS encoding SMP-30/gluconolactonase/LRE family protein, whose translation MLEQVADGFTFLEGPRWHDGKLFVSDFYTGRVITVADDGAIEEVVKLDDRPSGMGWAPDGSMLLVSMTEKKLLRVRDQQVSVHADLSSLASGFLNDMVVDAEGRAYVGHFGFNLFEREDYRTASVIVVHPDSSAQTGAEEMHFPNGSMITPDGSTLIVNESYGNRISKFEILPDGMLGARQDFAVFGDAPTTSDLAHLQRVRKAAPDGGCLDADGAVWFADAAGSRLVRVAEGGEVLQEIAWGGGGLFACMLGGADGRTLYACGAPDSNAHKRAAEKAAVLLSTRVDVPHAGRP comes from the coding sequence ATGCTCGAACAGGTAGCGGACGGATTCACCTTCCTGGAAGGCCCACGCTGGCACGACGGAAAACTGTTCGTGTCGGACTTCTACACCGGCAGGGTCATCACGGTCGCGGACGACGGTGCCATCGAGGAGGTCGTCAAGCTCGACGACCGGCCTTCGGGTATGGGGTGGGCGCCGGACGGATCGATGCTGCTGGTGTCGATGACCGAGAAGAAGCTGCTGCGGGTTCGGGATCAGCAGGTCAGTGTGCACGCGGACCTGTCGTCGCTGGCATCGGGATTCCTCAACGACATGGTCGTGGACGCCGAGGGACGCGCGTATGTTGGTCACTTCGGGTTCAACCTGTTCGAACGCGAGGATTACCGCACCGCCTCCGTGATCGTGGTGCACCCAGACTCCTCGGCGCAAACCGGTGCCGAGGAGATGCACTTTCCGAACGGGTCGATGATCACTCCCGATGGCAGCACGCTCATCGTGAACGAGAGTTACGGCAACCGCATTTCGAAGTTCGAAATTCTGCCGGATGGCATGCTCGGAGCACGCCAGGACTTCGCGGTGTTCGGCGACGCGCCCACCACGAGCGATCTTGCGCACTTGCAGCGGGTGCGTAAGGCTGCCCCGGACGGTGGGTGTTTGGACGCCGATGGAGCGGTGTGGTTTGCCGACGCGGCCGGGTCGCGCCTGGTGCGGGTCGCCGAGGGCGGAGAAGTTCTACAGGAGATCGCTTGGGGCGGCGGTGGGCTGTTCGCTTGCATGCTCGGCGGTGCGGACGGCCGCACTCTGTATGCCTGTGGTGCCCCGGACTCGAATGCGCACAAGCGTGCGGCCGAGAAGGCGGCCGTCCTGCTGTCGACTCGTGTGGACGTGCCGCACGCTGGCCGACCATAG
- a CDS encoding LLM class flavin-dependent oxidoreductase, with amino-acid sequence MEISCALATSMNTPEHARIAEELGYLRAWAYDSPPLYPDVWAMLALAAERTSRIGLGPGVLVPSLRHPMTNAAAIAMLHEMAPGRVYVGVGAGFTGRRALGQKPLRFKEVENYVRALRGLLAGETVEWEGAPIKMLHGDGFGAARPIDVPILIGAGGPVGAKVAMAVGDGTFAARTPNPHVTGWQALLLYGTVLEEGEDLSSRRVAEAAAHGTAVRLHSLYEAGGADAVRDQPGGAQWLQSIEALPADQRHLAVHEGHLVNMNEHDRKAYEESFSEIKRLTLTGTASELRERIAELEERGATEVVFQPAGTDIAGELERFIAAVG; translated from the coding sequence ATGGAGATTTCCTGCGCCCTCGCCACCAGTATGAATACACCCGAACATGCCCGGATCGCGGAGGAATTGGGATACCTGCGGGCGTGGGCTTACGACTCGCCGCCGCTGTACCCCGACGTGTGGGCGATGCTCGCGCTCGCTGCCGAACGGACATCGCGGATCGGACTTGGCCCGGGCGTTCTGGTGCCCAGCCTGCGGCACCCGATGACCAATGCCGCCGCGATTGCGATGCTGCATGAGATGGCGCCCGGTCGGGTGTACGTCGGCGTCGGGGCCGGGTTCACCGGTCGTCGAGCCTTGGGTCAAAAGCCGCTGCGATTCAAGGAGGTCGAGAACTACGTCCGGGCGCTTCGGGGACTGCTCGCAGGCGAGACTGTCGAATGGGAAGGCGCCCCGATCAAGATGCTGCACGGTGACGGGTTCGGGGCTGCGCGGCCGATCGACGTGCCGATCCTGATCGGTGCCGGAGGACCTGTGGGCGCGAAGGTGGCGATGGCGGTTGGTGACGGAACGTTTGCTGCGCGGACGCCGAACCCGCATGTGACGGGCTGGCAGGCGTTGCTGCTGTACGGGACTGTGCTGGAGGAAGGCGAGGATCTCTCCTCGCGGCGCGTCGCTGAGGCCGCCGCGCACGGTACCGCGGTCCGGCTGCACAGCCTGTACGAGGCAGGCGGCGCGGACGCCGTCCGCGACCAACCGGGCGGCGCCCAATGGCTGCAGAGCATCGAGGCATTACCTGCTGACCAACGCCACCTCGCGGTGCACGAGGGGCACCTGGTCAATATGAACGAGCACGATCGCAAGGCGTACGAAGAGTCGTTCAGCGAGATCAAACGGCTGACCCTGACCGGAACCGCGAGCGAGTTACGTGAACGGATCGCCGAACTCGAGGAACGTGGGGCAACCGAGGTCGTGTTTCAACCTGCCGGTACCGATATCGCTGGTGAACTCGAACGTTTCATCGCGGCCGTCGGCTAG
- a CDS encoding SGNH/GDSL hydrolase family protein, whose amino-acid sequence MTYRRYVAIGDSTTEGLEDAYPPHADLYADNGHTLSPSHPSERGSYRGWADRLAVHLAQAQDAPLDYANLAIRGNKLADVRTQLPVALEMQPDVMSIVAGVNDASGFSWNKHAARGHVAYLFRKARESGADVVTFTMPDPSAVNWLVRPLRRNVFELNDITRTEAKRYGVRVLDLPRYDVSVDARLWHADRLHATSQGHAIIARGLAFALSVPGFDESFSENLPSSAPVGIRQRLREDRTWLREFLLPHAKRHRQGISMGDGRTPKRPIPLPVGPEMIAD is encoded by the coding sequence ATGACTTACCGGCGATATGTCGCGATTGGGGACTCCACCACCGAAGGCCTTGAAGACGCCTACCCACCCCACGCCGACTTGTACGCCGACAACGGCCATACGCTCTCACCGAGCCACCCCAGCGAGCGCGGCTCGTACCGGGGCTGGGCGGACCGGCTCGCGGTTCACCTCGCACAGGCCCAGGACGCGCCACTGGACTACGCGAACCTCGCCATCCGCGGGAACAAACTCGCCGATGTCCGCACGCAACTCCCGGTCGCTCTAGAGATGCAGCCCGACGTGATGTCGATCGTCGCCGGCGTCAACGACGCTTCCGGGTTCTCCTGGAACAAACACGCCGCGCGCGGCCACGTCGCCTACCTGTTCCGAAAGGCGCGCGAATCCGGTGCGGACGTCGTTACCTTCACCATGCCCGACCCCTCAGCGGTGAACTGGTTAGTTCGCCCACTGCGTCGCAATGTCTTCGAACTCAACGACATCACCCGCACGGAAGCCAAACGTTACGGCGTTCGCGTGCTCGACCTGCCCCGTTACGACGTCAGCGTTGACGCTCGGTTGTGGCACGCCGACCGGCTGCACGCGACCAGCCAGGGGCACGCCATCATCGCTCGCGGCCTGGCATTCGCCCTCAGCGTCCCCGGTTTTGACGAGTCCTTCAGCGAGAATCTGCCGTCGTCCGCTCCGGTGGGCATACGCCAGCGTCTTCGGGAGGACCGCACCTGGCTTCGCGAGTTCCTGCTGCCGCATGCGAAACGCCATCGTCAGGGAATCTCGATGGGCGACGGACGAACACCCAAGCGCCCCATTCCGCTGCCGGTCGGCCCGGAAATGATCGCCGACTAG